From the Homo sapiens chromosome 1, GRCh38.p14 Primary Assembly genome, one window contains:
- the MDM4 gene encoding protein Mdm4 isoform 6 (isoform 6 is encoded by transcript variant 6), with translation MTSFSTSAQCSTSDSACRISPGQINQVRPKLPLLKILHAAGAQGEMFTVKEVMHYLGQYIMVKQLYDQQEQHMVYCGGDLLGELLGRQSFSVKDPSPLYDMLRKNLVTLATATTGD, from the exons ATGACATCATTTTCCACCTCTGCTCAGTGTTCAACATCTGACAGTGCTTGCAGGATCTCTCCTGGACAAATCAATCAG GTACGACCAAAACTGCCGCTTTTGAAGATTTTGCATGCAGCAGGTGCGCAAGGTGAAATGTTCACTGTTAAAGAG GTCATGCACTATTTAGGTCAGTACATAATGGTGAAGCAACTTTATGATCAGCAGGAGCAGCATATGGTATATTGTGGTGGAGATCTTTTGGGAGAACTACTGGGACGTCAGAGCTTCTCCGTGAAAGACCCAAG CCCTCTCTATGATATGCTAAGAAAGAATCTTGTCACTTTAGCCACTGCTACTACAG